The Rhodothermales bacterium genome includes a window with the following:
- a CDS encoding MaoC family dehydratase: protein MNGKTINDIKVGDTARFTKTITQADVTLFAGITGDFNPLHIDHEHAKKTRFGQPVVHGALLVGFVSTVVGMQLPGPGALYVSQSLAFKKPVFIGDTITAEAEVVEKMDEKNRVRFATRCLDQDGEVVAEGESVLLPKKPTA, encoded by the coding sequence ATGAACGGCAAGACGATCAACGACATCAAAGTGGGCGACACGGCCCGCTTCACGAAGACGATCACGCAAGCCGACGTGACCCTTTTCGCCGGGATCACCGGCGACTTCAACCCGCTGCACATCGACCACGAGCACGCGAAGAAGACGCGGTTCGGGCAGCCCGTCGTCCACGGCGCGCTCCTCGTCGGGTTCGTCTCGACGGTCGTCGGGATGCAGCTCCCCGGCCCCGGCGCGCTCTACGTCTCGCAGAGCCTCGCCTTCAAAAAGCCCGTCTTCATCGGCGACACGATCACGGCGGAGGCCGAGGTCGTCGAGAAGATGGACGAGAAGAACCGCGTCCGTTTCGCGACGCGCTGCCTCGACCAAGACGGGGAGGTCGTCGCCGAAGGCGAGTCCGTCCTCCTCCCGAAAAAACCCACGGCGTAG
- a CDS encoding DUF3267 domain-containing protein — protein MESEHDDGYEERTASMTQANVAAIVGVLPPLAVLAVGYGLAWGWGALGGGFNDLFEPVWEFLLLFIGGVVVHEALHGIAWRLAGAAPGSVRFGFQWKTLTPYAHSTEAMSARAYRIGAVTPGLVLGLVPALVGLAVGAGATFWFGLLFTLAAGGDALILWLLRGVPGDRLVKDHPSKPGCLVVPKSDSVLERAETDVV, from the coding sequence ATGGAATCTGAACACGACGACGGATACGAGGAGCGCACGGCGTCGATGACGCAGGCGAACGTCGCGGCGATCGTCGGCGTGCTGCCGCCGCTCGCGGTGCTCGCCGTCGGGTACGGGCTCGCGTGGGGATGGGGCGCGCTCGGCGGTGGGTTCAACGACCTCTTCGAGCCGGTGTGGGAGTTCCTGCTGCTCTTCATCGGAGGCGTCGTCGTACACGAGGCGCTGCACGGGATCGCGTGGCGGCTTGCGGGGGCTGCGCCCGGCTCGGTCCGCTTCGGGTTTCAGTGGAAGACGCTGACGCCGTACGCCCACAGCACCGAGGCGATGTCGGCGCGGGCGTACCGCATCGGTGCGGTCACGCCGGGGCTCGTACTCGGGCTCGTCCCCGCGCTCGTCGGGCTCGCTGTCGGGGCAGGGGCGACGTTCTGGTTCGGGCTCCTGTTCACGCTTGCGGCGGGCGGCGACGCGCTCATCCTGTGGCTGCTGCGCGGCGTGCCGGGCGACCGACTCGTGAAAGATCACCCGTCGAAGCCGGGCTGCCTCGTCGTACCTAAATCTGACAGCGTGCTCGAACGCGCGGAGACAGACGTGGTATAA
- a CDS encoding FAD-linked oxidase C-terminal domain-containing protein, whose protein sequence is MPNAALPLADFAAALRPRIAGDLRLDAMSRALYATDASMYQIEPVGVLLPRHVDDIQAAVEEAARFGIPVLPRGSGSSLAGSAVGAALVIDTSLHLDGIGPVDAEARTVTVQPGVVLDTLNAHLAPYGLEFGPDPASSNRATLGGMLGTNATGTHSIRYGSVVDHVRSVDALLPDGTPVTFGALDDAGWQHKLKAGGAEGDVYRSLDRLIAERAEVVRRDTPAWWRRAGGYRLERLLADGGDGAASRNLASLLCGSEGTLAFATSITLGLVEKPRQTALGVVHYETRRAALEAVPSLLDTDPAAVELFDRIALHRARAVEEYRPKLHFVQGDPAALLIVEYYGESDAELAAKLDELQRAIGPSGVMTRCLVGAQIRDVWSIRKVGLGLAMSARLPVQAQAFIEDAAVPVEHLPDYITRLEGVMREAGTEAVVYAHASAGCLHVRPFLDIKRAADIAAMERIAAASADLVKEYGGILASEHGDGLARSWLAPSFYGPDLYEAYRGVKDAFDPERRFNPNRVVEAPPMTENLRYGPDYDAIPLMSDLDFGSGGFAAAVEQCNGSAVCRKRDAGTMCPSFMVTGEEKDSTRGRANALRLALSGALPPASLTGPEMKDVMDLCISCKACKSECPASVDMAALKSAWQAKLWEAGQMPLRAKLLADLPKRAQRLAGPLAPLANRMATSKPAQLALRKLGITTERALPAFARHPFGPPASLAPSDFVSGHTREAVPLDEGDSRVKLGAEGRVPQRPRARQGVVLYADTFNRYLEPDVARAAHAVLEAAGFAVVVPPYRCCGRTYLSKGVLGRAKELARDAIDTLAPYAEAGLPIVGLEPSCILTLRDEFLALLPGDARAKAVAVQAQTFEEFVAAHADTFEALPWKQAGRVLLHGHCHQKALSGIAPSVACLKTAGFEVEPVDSGCCGMAGAFGYEAEHVAVSKAMAERVLAPAVRAAAPETHVIAAGTSCRAQIADTTDREARHPAELMAAALGLVYQSE, encoded by the coding sequence ATGCCGAACGCCGCCCTGCCCCTCGCCGACTTCGCCGCCGCCCTCCGCCCCCGGATCGCAGGCGACCTCCGCCTCGACGCCATGTCGCGGGCGCTCTACGCCACCGACGCTTCGATGTATCAGATCGAGCCCGTCGGCGTGCTCCTCCCGCGCCACGTGGATGACATTCAGGCGGCGGTCGAGGAGGCGGCGCGGTTCGGGATCCCCGTGCTCCCGCGCGGCAGCGGGTCGAGCCTCGCGGGCTCGGCCGTCGGCGCGGCGCTCGTGATCGACACGTCGCTGCACCTCGACGGGATCGGCCCGGTCGACGCCGAGGCGCGCACGGTGACGGTGCAGCCCGGCGTCGTGCTCGACACGCTCAACGCGCACCTCGCGCCCTACGGGCTGGAGTTCGGGCCGGACCCGGCGAGCTCGAACCGCGCCACGCTCGGCGGCATGCTCGGGACGAACGCGACGGGCACGCACTCGATTCGCTACGGCTCCGTCGTCGACCACGTCCGCAGCGTCGACGCGCTGCTGCCCGACGGCACGCCCGTCACGTTCGGCGCGCTCGACGATGCGGGCTGGCAGCACAAGCTGAAAGCCGGCGGCGCGGAGGGCGACGTGTACCGGAGCCTCGACCGGCTGATCGCCGAGCGGGCCGAGGTCGTCCGCCGTGACACGCCCGCGTGGTGGCGGCGCGCGGGCGGCTATCGGCTCGAACGGCTTCTCGCCGACGGCGGCGACGGGGCGGCGAGCCGGAACCTCGCTTCGCTCCTCTGCGGCAGCGAAGGCACGCTCGCGTTCGCCACGTCGATCACGCTCGGCCTCGTCGAGAAGCCCCGGCAGACGGCGCTCGGCGTCGTCCACTACGAGACCCGCCGCGCCGCGCTCGAAGCCGTCCCTTCGCTCCTCGACACCGACCCCGCCGCCGTCGAGCTCTTCGACCGGATCGCGCTCCACCGCGCCCGCGCCGTCGAGGAATACCGCCCCAAGCTCCACTTCGTGCAGGGCGACCCGGCCGCGCTCCTCATCGTCGAGTACTACGGCGAGAGCGACGCCGAACTCGCGGCCAAGCTCGACGAGTTGCAACGTGCGATCGGGCCGAGCGGGGTGATGACACGGTGCCTCGTCGGCGCGCAGATCCGCGACGTGTGGTCGATCCGCAAAGTCGGGCTGGGACTCGCGATGAGCGCGCGCCTCCCGGTGCAAGCGCAGGCGTTCATCGAGGACGCCGCCGTGCCCGTCGAGCACCTGCCGGACTACATCACCCGGCTCGAAGGCGTGATGCGCGAGGCCGGGACCGAGGCCGTCGTCTACGCCCACGCGAGCGCCGGCTGCCTCCACGTCCGCCCCTTCCTCGACATCAAACGGGCCGCCGACATCGCCGCGATGGAGCGGATCGCCGCCGCCTCGGCCGACCTCGTCAAAGAGTATGGCGGCATCCTCGCGTCCGAGCACGGCGACGGCCTCGCGCGGAGCTGGCTCGCCCCGAGTTTCTACGGCCCCGACCTCTACGAAGCCTACCGCGGCGTCAAAGACGCCTTCGACCCGGAGCGCCGGTTCAACCCGAACCGCGTCGTCGAAGCGCCGCCGATGACAGAGAATCTCCGGTACGGACCCGATTACGACGCGATCCCGCTGATGAGCGACCTCGACTTCGGGTCGGGCGGGTTCGCCGCCGCCGTCGAGCAGTGCAACGGCTCTGCCGTCTGCCGCAAGCGCGACGCGGGGACGATGTGCCCGAGTTTCATGGTGACGGGCGAGGAGAAGGACTCGACGCGCGGGCGGGCGAACGCGCTCCGCCTCGCGCTCTCCGGCGCGCTCCCGCCGGCGTCGCTCACGGGGCCGGAGATGAAGGACGTGATGGACCTCTGCATCTCGTGCAAGGCGTGCAAGTCCGAGTGCCCGGCGTCGGTCGACATGGCGGCGCTGAAGTCGGCGTGGCAGGCGAAGCTGTGGGAGGCGGGGCAGATGCCGCTCCGCGCCAAACTTCTCGCCGACCTCCCGAAGCGAGCGCAACGACTCGCCGGCCCGCTCGCCCCGCTCGCCAACCGAATGGCGACGTCGAAGCCCGCGCAGCTGGCGCTCCGCAAGCTCGGTATTACGACGGAGCGCGCGCTCCCGGCCTTCGCGCGGCACCCGTTCGGACCCCCCGCTTCCCTCGCGCCCTCCGACTTCGTCTCCGGGCACACTCGGGAAGCTGTCCCCCTCGACGAGGGGGACAGCCGCGTGAAGCTGGGAGCGGAGGGACGTGTCCCGCAGCGACCGCGAGCGCGGCAGGGGGTCGTGCTCTACGCCGACACGTTCAACCGCTACCTCGAACCCGACGTGGCGCGCGCAGCCCACGCCGTGCTCGAAGCGGCGGGCTTCGCCGTCGTCGTCCCGCCGTACCGCTGCTGCGGGCGGACGTACCTCTCAAAAGGTGTGCTCGGGCGGGCGAAGGAGCTGGCGCGCGACGCCATCGACACGCTCGCGCCATACGCCGAGGCCGGGCTGCCGATCGTCGGGCTGGAGCCGAGTTGCATCCTGACCCTCCGCGACGAGTTCCTCGCCCTCCTGCCGGGCGATGCGCGGGCAAAGGCCGTCGCGGTGCAAGCGCAGACGTTCGAGGAGTTCGTGGCCGCGCACGCCGATACATTCGAGGCGCTGCCGTGGAAGCAGGCGGGTCGCGTCCTCCTCCACGGACACTGCCACCAGAAAGCACTCAGCGGGATCGCCCCGAGCGTGGCGTGCCTGAAGACGGCCGGGTTCGAGGTCGAGCCCGTCGACTCGGGGTGCTGCGGGATGGCGGGGGCGTTCGGCTACGAGGCCGAGCACGTCGCTGTGTCGAAGGCGATGGCCGAGCGCGTGCTCGCGCCCGCCGTCCGCGCCGCCGCGCCGGAGACGCACGTCATCGCCGCCGGAACGTCCTGCCGCGCGCAGATCGCCGACACCACGGACCGCGAAGCCCGGCACCCTGCAGAGTTGATGGCCGCCGCGCTCGGGTTGGTGTATCAGAGCGAATAG
- a CDS encoding MBL fold metallo-hydrolase, producing MRYLALGSTREIGASCHYLNVAGTGLVLDAGVDPEEDGVESLPDFSLIRDRMERPVDHVLVSHAHHDHLGALPVIVQLFPHIGVHMTKPTHLLAEVLLPSSARLQRRRLLEGSTTAKPLFDADAVEALSYLYESHELGANIDLTGRKAKAPVRAQFYHAGHILGAAGILIETEENGESRRIFYTSDTHLRAQTIIPGGEYPDGPIDVLLLESTMGADEEAEQTTRREQEKLFGEAIARTLERGGTVLVPVFALGRAQETLALLDRYKRRGIIPQDTPIYTNGQMRAVADLYDKTRLATPRLNPEFEVFGVDQQRFPRNDEAGRRAVGEPSIHVVSSGMLFERTLSNTLAQWLVEDDKHGIFFVGFSKEDSPGDRLLKAAAEGKGTVVVLNEESGEQEVHAEVARFRFSGHSHRQDLIQLVDRLRPKKVVLVHGETEAKQWMRETLQRFYPGTEVVLPEQGVEIEV from the coding sequence ATGCGATACCTCGCGCTCGGGAGCACCCGTGAGATCGGAGCCAGCTGCCACTACCTCAATGTGGCCGGCACCGGCCTCGTCCTCGACGCCGGCGTGGACCCGGAGGAGGACGGCGTCGAGAGCCTCCCCGACTTCTCGCTCATCCGCGACCGGATGGAGCGGCCCGTGGACCACGTCCTCGTCTCGCACGCCCACCACGACCACCTCGGCGCGCTGCCGGTGATCGTCCAGCTCTTCCCGCACATCGGCGTTCACATGACGAAGCCGACGCACCTGCTCGCCGAGGTGCTGCTGCCTTCGTCGGCCCGGCTCCAGCGACGGCGGCTGCTCGAGGGCTCGACGACGGCGAAGCCGCTCTTCGACGCCGACGCCGTCGAGGCGCTGAGCTACCTCTACGAGTCGCACGAGCTCGGCGCGAACATCGACCTCACGGGGCGGAAGGCGAAGGCGCCCGTCCGCGCGCAGTTCTACCACGCGGGCCACATCCTCGGCGCGGCCGGGATTTTGATCGAGACCGAGGAGAACGGCGAATCCCGGCGCATCTTTTACACGAGCGACACCCACCTCCGCGCGCAGACGATCATCCCCGGCGGCGAGTACCCCGACGGCCCCATCGACGTGCTCCTGCTCGAATCCACGATGGGCGCCGACGAAGAGGCCGAGCAGACGACGCGGCGCGAGCAAGAGAAGCTCTTCGGCGAGGCGATCGCTCGGACACTCGAGCGCGGCGGGACCGTGCTCGTCCCCGTCTTCGCCCTCGGCCGCGCGCAGGAAACGCTGGCCCTCCTCGACCGCTACAAGCGGCGCGGCATCATCCCGCAGGACACGCCGATCTACACGAACGGCCAGATGCGCGCCGTCGCCGACCTCTACGACAAAACGCGGCTCGCGACGCCCCGGCTGAACCCCGAGTTCGAGGTCTTCGGCGTCGACCAACAGCGCTTCCCGCGCAACGACGAGGCCGGGCGCCGCGCCGTCGGCGAGCCCAGCATCCACGTCGTCTCCAGCGGGATGCTCTTCGAGCGGACGCTCTCGAACACGCTCGCGCAGTGGCTCGTCGAGGACGACAAGCACGGCATCTTCTTCGTCGGCTTCTCCAAAGAGGACTCGCCCGGCGACCGGCTGCTGAAGGCGGCGGCCGAGGGCAAGGGCACCGTCGTCGTGCTCAACGAGGAGAGCGGCGAGCAGGAGGTGCACGCCGAGGTCGCGCGCTTCCGCTTCAGCGGCCATTCCCACCGGCAGGACCTCATCCAACTCGTCGACCGGCTGCGGCCGAAGAAGGTCGTGCTCGTCCACGGCGAGACCGAGGCGAAGCAGTGGATGCGCGAGACGCTCCAGCGGTTCTACCCCGGCACAGAGGTCGTCCTCCCCGAGCAGGGCGTCGAGATCGAGGTGTGA
- a CDS encoding outer membrane beta-barrel protein, with amino-acid sequence MHRAFFALVVLLLAPGVLAQDSAPHKGSLLLEGSVGYASLGGTLYATLAQDRYGVWEVTPEVKYFVTPHIALGALIQFNRVSYDDRASTEALTIGPTASYYFDRVGGRTLPFVSGGIAFSTMEYVFPHIGNPDIAQPTVSGSGFSGHLSGGVAYAMTNAVLLAGTVLYERFWYTLDNEAGDLSANKLGVRLGIAYSL; translated from the coding sequence ATGCATCGTGCCTTCTTCGCCCTCGTCGTCCTCTTGCTCGCGCCGGGTGTCCTCGCCCAAGATAGTGCCCCTCATAAAGGGAGTTTACTTCTGGAAGGCTCTGTTGGCTATGCGAGCCTAGGGGGAACGTTGTACGCTACTTTGGCTCAGGACCGATACGGCGTTTGGGAGGTCACGCCTGAAGTCAAATACTTTGTCACTCCTCACATCGCCCTTGGAGCCCTTATACAATTCAACCGGGTCTCCTACGATGACAGAGCTTCCACTGAAGCCCTGACTATCGGCCCGACAGCGTCGTATTACTTCGACCGCGTTGGAGGGCGGACACTCCCCTTCGTCTCTGGGGGGATAGCGTTTAGCACAATGGAGTACGTCTTTCCGCACATAGGCAACCCGGACATCGCTCAACCCACCGTAAGTGGTTCCGGATTCTCGGGCCATCTCTCCGGCGGAGTCGCGTACGCCATGACTAACGCTGTGCTACTGGCAGGAACGGTACTCTATGAACGCTTCTGGTACACGCTGGACAATGAAGCAGGCGACTTGAGTGCAAACAAGCTGGGTGTGCGTCTCGGCATCGCCTATTCGCTCTGA
- a CDS encoding alpha/beta hydrolase has protein sequence MRFRSLSLAVLLATLAGCSGTRYADAPPLAFEAIDYGFDVSYALDDPRLAYIDVGEGDETILLVHGLASNAGFWRYTIQDLADAGYRVVAVDLPGFGKSAKGAYPYDMTFYAETLARFIQALDLDPLVYVGHSMGGQVGITLALERPDLIDRLVLAAPAGVEAFDEGEGAWLANVLTEEGIANASEEAIRRNLALNVHHWNPKWEWLVEERARMAKSDEMDAFAYAVLRSVHGMIDEPTSDRLGEIAVPTLVVYGQYDGLIPNPYLHPGTPRGVFGPGAEAIPYADLVEIPDAGHLLMIERPEAFTGAVLDYLRQRGVAS, from the coding sequence ATGCGCTTTCGCTCTCTTTCTCTCGCCGTGCTCCTCGCCACGCTCGCCGGCTGCTCCGGCACCCGCTACGCCGACGCCCCGCCCCTCGCCTTCGAAGCGATCGACTACGGCTTCGACGTGAGCTACGCCCTCGACGACCCCCGCCTCGCGTACATCGACGTGGGCGAGGGCGATGAGACGATCCTGCTCGTCCACGGTCTCGCCTCGAACGCCGGCTTCTGGCGCTACACCATCCAGGACCTCGCCGACGCCGGCTACCGCGTCGTCGCCGTCGACCTGCCGGGCTTCGGGAAGTCGGCGAAGGGGGCGTACCCGTACGACATGACGTTCTACGCCGAGACGCTCGCCCGCTTCATCCAGGCGCTCGACCTCGATCCGCTCGTCTACGTCGGCCACTCGATGGGCGGGCAGGTCGGGATTACGCTCGCGCTGGAGCGGCCCGACCTCATCGACCGGCTCGTGCTCGCGGCGCCCGCCGGCGTCGAGGCGTTCGACGAGGGCGAGGGCGCGTGGCTGGCGAACGTGCTCACCGAGGAAGGGATCGCGAACGCGAGCGAGGAGGCGATCCGTCGCAACCTCGCGCTCAACGTCCACCACTGGAATCCGAAGTGGGAATGGCTGGTGGAGGAGCGCGCGCGCATGGCGAAGTCCGACGAGATGGACGCCTTCGCGTACGCCGTCCTCCGCTCCGTCCACGGCATGATCGACGAGCCGACGTCGGACCGGCTGGGCGAGATCGCCGTCCCGACGCTCGTGGTCTACGGGCAGTACGACGGGCTCATCCCGAACCCGTACCTCCACCCCGGCACGCCGCGCGGCGTCTTCGGTCCCGGCGCCGAGGCCATCCCCTACGCCGACCTCGTCGAGATCCCCGACGCCGGGCACCTGCTGATGATCGAGCGGCCCGAGGCATTCACCGGCGCCGTACTCGATTACCTCCGGCAACGCGGCGTCGCAAGCTGA
- a CDS encoding Ig-like domain-containing protein — MKNLLHFALVLFVALTFVGCDSDGDDNGAPTATADTATALEATAETVDVLANDTDPDGDDLTVTAVGTASNGTVEIVDGAVVYTSDLGFSGQDSFTYTVSDGDNTATGTVTVDVVLQLVGTWLSEGANVAPGLAGNPAFPTARIDAEFSGNGTYNVVATSTDNVAVTFTGSYAVTATDSEDANGDPIYEIVLEQDTPSTVTSRGIYGVNAAQDFLRYEVIQTQPEIQGFTPATAEAGFGSTAFNGTPLAGTWIQQFVRVGI; from the coding sequence ATGAAAAACCTACTTCACTTTGCGCTCGTCCTGTTCGTCGCGCTGACCTTCGTCGGCTGCGACTCGGACGGCGACGACAACGGCGCGCCGACGGCTACGGCCGACACCGCCACCGCCCTCGAAGCCACCGCCGAGACGGTCGACGTGCTCGCGAATGACACCGACCCGGACGGGGACGACCTCACGGTCACCGCCGTCGGCACGGCCAGCAACGGCACGGTCGAGATTGTCGATGGCGCCGTCGTCTACACGTCCGACCTCGGCTTCAGCGGGCAGGACTCGTTTACCTACACCGTGAGCGATGGCGACAACACCGCCACCGGGACCGTCACCGTCGACGTCGTGCTCCAACTCGTCGGCACGTGGCTCTCCGAGGGCGCGAACGTGGCTCCCGGCCTCGCCGGCAACCCGGCCTTCCCGACCGCCCGCATCGACGCGGAGTTCTCCGGCAACGGCACCTACAACGTCGTCGCGACGAGCACGGACAATGTGGCGGTGACGTTCACGGGCAGCTACGCCGTGACCGCGACGGACTCCGAGGACGCGAACGGCGACCCGATTTACGAGATCGTGCTCGAGCAGGACACGCCGTCGACCGTCACGTCGCGCGGGATCTACGGAGTCAACGCGGCCCAAGACTTCCTCCGCTACGAGGTGATCCAGACGCAGCCGGAGATCCAGGGCTTCACGCCCGCGACGGCCGAGGCCGGTTTCGGCAGCACGGCTTTCAACGGCACGCCGCTGGCCGGGACGTGGATCCAGCAGTTCGTCCGCGTCGGCATCTGA